A stretch of DNA from Acipenser ruthenus chromosome 21, fAciRut3.2 maternal haplotype, whole genome shotgun sequence:
TTCATTTTGGTTTCATGTTTTAACCCTCGtgtgtaaatcattttaataaagataCAATGAATACAGTATGTCACATAAGGGTGATTTAGTATTTAACAAGGATCAGAACATTCTCAAACCACAGGGTGTCATTTCTTATGTGTACCACTGTACTCTATACAGTATACTGCTAAACAGGAAACTGGCTGTAAACCAAACAAAGTCTGTTTAGTTTGTGTTTCTCTGCTCACCTGGTCAATGACATTGGCACTGAAGATAGCTTCCTCCATGTGTCGCTCATCTGTCTTGATGACACATTTGATGCTGTTGACCACATGCTGGACTTCAGGAGGTAGATTGCAGCTGGAGTGTTCGAGAAATTTTGCCACCAGTATTTTGGTGTCTTTGTATGTCTTAATGTCCACCAAGGAGCGCGGCCGCTCTTTGGAAATGGCTTGCAATGCCCTCTGTTTCAAGCGAATATCCACTTTGCTGCCGTCCCTCTGTCTTCTGGAGGACGGGACGTGTTTGACAGCACCTTGGCAGGACGCAACGACGACGGAAAGTTCTGGACAAGCAGCTGAAAGATAAAATAATGAACCATGTAATCCATGAGATCTACTCCACAGAGAAGGGGTGTATGGGACAGCTTGTAGACAGCTGTTGCTCACTTGCATTGCAGTCTTACTGTGCTTGCATGTTATTTAGACACAAAACAGTCCCTTGACCCAGACCAGCATGGGTTCCTACTGGCACGCAATGTATTACTGCTAGATCAGTGTAACTGATTTCATCTTTCCATTAAGCGTAAGTACAAGGAGTATTATCACTTGTATTGTATTCTAGAACTgctgttatctgtaatgtgatactttgtaacaactgtaagtcgcccggGATAAGGACATCttctaagaaagaaataaataaataaataaataaataaataaataatcatcttAAAGATTGCACATGGAATACTCAGTGGGTTTTGGATTTGGTTTTAACTGCTGAAGGACTATTAAAAATCTGTGTATTTTCCACAGTTCAAAAGAAGGGTTTCATTGAATACACAGGACTTCTGAGTTCAGTTATTACTGTAATGCATTtttagtttctctctctctttctccacacTATATGTCATTGCATTAACTGATGGTATATGAAATGACATGTGTTTCACAATTATGTCCATATGCTGGTACTTGGCTTGCACTGAATTTGCCTGGGTAGAGAGACTTCTCTCAAGGTATTCATTACATACGCCTGCCTCAAGTGCTTGACATCGGGCCCGGGCCAGGGTAATTATTACAAGTCAGGCACTTCCTGTATTATTCATTCTGAACTCTAGAACTGGATAGTCTGAAATGTCCCCCTGGCCAGTGGCAACATCAGCACTTCAGCAcctctttaaaatgaaaagtcAGCTCATCAGCTTAGCAGCTCCTCAGAACACAGAGCCAGCTCAGCTGGGGATTCTCGAGTGCTGCAGAACTTTGGCCCTAAAACCCAACCCGGCAACGCTGCCTAAACTCAGCAAAGCACATTCCGGCTCTCTCGAGACCTGAAACAGGCTTTTAAAGTCTGCTGTGTGAAGAAAGAGACTGCATTACCACTAAGATTCTGCCAACCTTGGAGAATGCACCAGTAACAAATGGATTAGGACACCTCCTTCTCTACTGATAAGAAACCAATATACGTAACTTTAGATAACACTTAGCATAGCTGTTGGTTTTATTCTAAACATACCCCCATCTGGTTAAGAAAGCTCTACAGCcaaacgctatatttttcagaaccccactacttacttttTAAGACATGTCAAACACTGTTACTCAATATCTGAAGGAAAGGATGACAGTACCTGGCTCAGGGGACGTCTGTGGGGATTCTTCATTGACCTGATTGCAAGCAGCGGCACAACTGTCACCTACCAaagcaggaataaaaaaaataaaaaaaaacaatcagtttTAATGTTATGCCACTGCTTGTTTACTCAGACTGCACATAAACTCTTAGCAAGTTGCCACAGTATAAGACCTTTATGAAATGTGTGCCACTTACTTTCAGAGATGGATGTACACGAGACGGGGTCGCTAGTCGAGCGTATGATTTTAGAAAGCCTGTATTTCCTGTTGTGGCGCTGGGGTCTGGCTCTCTCCACGCAGGCTGAGAATGAAGCACTGCTGTGTGCCGAACTGGCTACTGACTGAGGCAGTGAGGAAGAGCAGGAGGACGACTGGGAATAGACTGCAAAGCACAGCTTCTGCTTGGGCGGAGAACAGGCAGCTGCAGCCTCCCCGGGCAAGGCCTTGGACTCTCTTCTCCCCAGCGCGCTGTTGTTTTCGGAGGACCAGTCTGGGGACCTGTCCTGGGTGAGGGAGGACTCGCTGAGGCCTGCcgcctcctcatcctcctccccaGGCGAGCTCTGAGAGTGGCTCCGGTGGTGGCTGCAGCGGACGCTGTGCTCCAGGCTGGTGCAGCTGCCGTCTGTAGCCACCGTGCGGATTGTGCTGTACGGAGAGAGGTCCACAGACCTGAGGGAGCCCTGCACTTCCAGGGAACACAGGTCTTCAGAGGAGCAGCTGTGATCTGGGATATCAGCCATTTCTGAGACCATCAGAGACGTGCTGTCCACAGATGCTATTGGAAGATATTAACAGAAGTGACTAAAGTTACAGCTGGTTTTCACAGGTTTAATCTGCAgccatttcttttgttttacattcttaaaaaaagaaaaaaaaacaggagaccTCAAACAGcaagatgtgtttttgtttttttagaccaGGATAGTACTGATTGTTTCCAGGGCTAAAACAGTTATATTCAATATGCAACactttttatttcagtttggCTGAACTGCTTCTGCATGCCTCTTCACTAGCATGAAGATGGATTACTGCTCACCTGTCTGAAATATGATCAAATACTGTAGAGATATTCAAAACTGGACAACATTTTATACCGTACCATGGCAAGTACTGCTTGTTACAAAAGCCGACATGATCGCCCCCTTACCTTGTGTGCTGAAACCTGCCGTCGTGTTCCTCTCACACAAGCTGGACTCAGTCGCTTGCTGTTCCAGACAAGTAGTTACCTTCACAATGAATAACACGTAAAAAGATTTTACACTTAAAACAGCATTTCCAAGGCATTTCCTGTCATTTTAACAGCTGTTGTATGGATCAAAATGAGTATATTGAAAGCAGCGCTGCTATGCACAGTTTAATAATATACTCTGATTGTTTATTTAGAAACAATATGAAACAAAGATTTCCATTCTATTCCACTGACTGATATATGCAACTTAATTGATAATACTTACTGCTCcaacaaagcaaatcaaaatgTTGTTCATGGAGGTATTGATTTGAGAACAGTATTACACAGTATCTGCCTTGAATCGATGTTTGCTCATTTGTGCTTGAGGTGGTGTTTTATGTATCGAAAACAGATTGACAGAACACCTTACACAAAGTTTAAGAGATATACTCTTTTCAAGAGAGAAACAAAAACATCATAAACAGACTTGATTCACAGAGCCTgcttaaaacaattaataaactgTGTCTGCTAGTGAAATGACTTTCAAGTGGTCTTTCAACAATTCTTTTGAGTTGCCCTTGTTTCGTACTTGGCTGTAGCACTCCCAGTCCCATACATCATTCTACAATGCAGCTATTTTCAGGGATGTGTATATTAAGCATGTGTACACAGGCTCTCAGGAGAGACACTCATTCACAGTAAGTACCATTGATAAATATGTCGGCTTGCATGAGAAGTGACAATCAGACACGAATCTGACAAAGCTATGATTGTAGTAGCTGaagaaaaactgtaaaatagGAGGTGTGAAGAAAAATACAGGAGCAATGCTTTCTGTTAAAACAGCTTCTCAAAATCGGTGTTTTGTCAGATTAAGTGGGGAGTCACTTGTAAATAGAATGGCACTCTCCTTACTGGTGTTTAGGCTGCAATCCTTTTGTGTTGAGCATTACATAATAATTCACTCTCATCGCTGATCCCAAACCAAATGAAAAGATCAAAGTCTCTACAAGGAGCCTCCTCGTGCTGAGAATATCTGGAGCAGTAGCGCCGCTGTTCCTGTTGGGCAGCTGCTTAATCTCCAGAAGAGAACACTCCTCGGACATTGTATCTTGTAAATGCAAACCTGGGGAGCTGACCCACATTGAAAACAGGACGTTTTTGCGAGAAAGAAAATTCTCCTCAAACTCACAGTTCGTTTACCTCAGAGAATTCTGCTTTCTGGATGGTTGCCGCTTCAAGTTATTTGATCTACGGATGCCGACTCCCTGCTTAATAAAAGACTGGGCCAAGGCTGTCTAGTCACATTTCACATGTAAAAACAGACCGAACTGATTTCCGTGGGCTGATACAGTCAATGTTCCTCTGGGACTGTGGCCAGCTCATTCACAGTACAGCTTACAGATTGGTCTTACATTAGGTAAACATTAAGTTTAGTGTTTCTGTGGTTGGGCTGTAGGCCAAGTTTATGGgaatcactttttttttccatAGTGGATTTTTCTCCTGGTAACAACACAATCAGAAATACAGAAGGTAGATAAACAGAATTGGTATTTGATCTGATTAGATGATCTGTTTCCTTACCTGACTAGCTGGAGCCTGCCCCACCACAGCCTCATAGGGAGGTGGGAGCTCCGAGGGGTACATGGCGCCCGGGCTGTTGATCGGCACTCCATAGATGGCACTGAAGGGGGAGTGAGGAAAGTCCAGGTGAAGGCCTCTGAAGAGTCCCAGGCCAAGCATCACAGAACAGAGAGATGAAAAACTTTGGTCAGCCCTGTTACTCCCTACGACAGCGGAGAAGAACTCAAGGTCTGTGGCCGTCCTCACGACCGAGCCAACTGTCTCTTTACACCAAGGACAGAGCATGTCCGGTGTAGCGCAATGAGAAGAAACAGTCCCCCAGTCACTGGTGACTGTGATCTAGCCTCTCTGACCCAtggggagcgtcagagccaatgcatcgctccctgtggaatccccaggcAAGACTGGCAACTTCGCACAGACAGGACGTAAACCTCCTCTCCCCTGGCtctatgactcgccctgcacaccacacggctctGCCTTTATCAGGCGAGACCTCTGGGGACTGGTGGATTACTTTTCATATGGCAACAACAAGGTTCTTGTAATGACGCGCAGGGACAAGGATTACTCATGACAAAGGTTGTGGTGTGGGCATCTGAGTCATGATGAGAATCCGTTAAATCTAACAAGAACACAAATTGACAACCACATCCCCCAAAGTtcatatattgtatttatgtttcGTTAGCAATTAAAAAAGGGACCCTCTATGGGGAGGAGCTGAGATTGCATTATTTTTAGTCTTTAGCAGATTTATATCTGACAAAACTGACATTGACTTTCTTGGTTTCtccttttatataattttttattttttattttgaattacagCTCTGTGTAGAATGATATCACCCAATGCATATCCCAAGGCTACAAAGTAATGTAGATGTTAACCTCCGCCACTATATATTTGCTAGCCTATTGACAAGGCAGCAAAATATGTCATATGGATAGTAAATCAACATGCATTTATGGCTCagataataaaaaagataaagtAAATCAATATGCATGGCTGAGTGCAGTAAGTGTTTTAAGTTACCTCTGCGCCTCTAGGGCTGGTGTACAGGTGTACTCTGGAGGGTAGTATGGAGGAGGTGGTATTGGAGGTATAAACTCATCGAAATCCAGAGTCTGGTGTAGAATAGTGCCATGGGGAGACACACAATCTGGGTTCACAGAGCGTGACCTGTGTGGAAGAAACTGAAAAATAAGAAATCAATGAGTTTTCATCATAGCAAGAAAATACAAAGATCCCTGGCAGTGAAGTGTAAGAAGCTTTTAACAAGATCacttatttaacaaaaaaaatcctttcacAGCTTCCCTGGCAAATACACTAAATACACTACTGAACACGGTCCAAACAATAAGATCACAAGACCAAAACCGTTACTGCTTCTCTTCACACAAATTGCACCTGGGGTTGAAAAGATAACTTgcagtagacaataatgtagcTTTTCCAACCCCACTCAATATAGTATTTTTCTTCCGATGTTTCTCAAATCATTAGTGCCAGAGCAGCCAGGGCACAGGTCCTTCTGTCAGTTTGCATTATCCACAGCAGTACATTTACAGTTGCCTCAGCAGATTCCAGCAGACTATGAGCCTACGGAACTtctatatctgttttttttttttttttacaataatgaTAAGTCTCTGTTGCTGATTTCCACACCACTTTGTCAGTGAATTTGAATTTTCTTTACACTACTGATAGTACCAAGACACTCAGCTTGATATCAGGTTggttaaacagatttttttaatatgGCTTCGGTCACATTTGAAATGAATGAACTGATCAAAACCGCCCCACCATACAGCACAGCGGGCAAGCCTCTGCTTGGGGAGGCCTGAGTCTAAACAATAGTAGTTGTTCACGTCCAGTGTAGGATTGAGGTGCATTGACTTACCTGCACTGTATCAGACTTTTCCATACCCAAACATTCAACCAGTGACAGAAACACAACCTTTTACTTAAAACACTGACATGTAAGGGTTTTATCCACGTCTGCAGACTACAAAACATGACCAAAGCAGAGATATTCTGCCAAGAGCCAGATAAGAACTTCTGATCCTGAAACTTGTCAGAAGCATTTACAAGGGGATCGATTTTTTAGGTTCTCTAGCCTTCATCTGAAATAAAGTGGTAAATCTGGCAGGAATACAGAGACCATTTCAGCACTACAAAACGGAAGAAAgcttttaaaacagactttttacGTCGAGCAAAATATTGAATACATTACGGGGTAAACAAGCTGCAGAGGTATGAATTTAAAATATCCCACTGCGTGATTCAGGGCAGCAAGGTGGTAGCAGATTTAATAACCCCC
This window harbors:
- the LOC117428196 gene encoding protein ENTREP2-like isoform X2, with translation MPLSAMPRGQSLSPASLSRSLSRLREFRTRTRIMLSLGVSQMVLGSLILAVSFAALALTTSPRVRHSCPFWAGFSVLLSGLIGVVSWKRPISLVITFFMLLSAVCVMLTLAGSILSCQNAQLVNSLENCDSVHHISDSDGVCVCCQMHHQSLGCSSNLGETLKLNSLRDCNTIRLRLKELLFSVCALNVISTIVCALATAMCCMQMVSADVLQMFLPHRSRSVNPDCVSPHGTILHQTLDFDEFIPPIPPPPYYPPEYTCTPALEAQSAIYGVPINSPGAMYPSELPPPYEAVVGQAPASQVTTCLEQQATESSLCERNTTAGFSTQASVDSTSLMVSEMADIPDHSCSSEDLCSLEVQGSLRSVDLSPYSTIRTVATDGSCTSLEHSVRCSHHRSHSQSSPGEEDEEAAGLSESSLTQDRSPDWSSENNSALGRRESKALPGEAAAACSPPKQKLCFAVYSQSSSCSSSLPQSVASSAHSSASFSACVERARPQRHNRKYRLSKIIRSTSDPVSCTSISESDSCAAACNQVNEESPQTSPEPAACPELSVVVASCQGAVKHVPSSRRQRDGSKVDIRLKQRALQAISKERPRSLVDIKTYKDTKILVAKFLEHSSCNLPPEVQHVVNSIKCVIKTDERHMEEAIFSANVIDQVITNSQQNVKSPRKRLQQDLHLQSCGDLSSPSSSLRRSCVQRPVDTDRPHSLIGVCRETIL
- the LOC117428196 gene encoding protein ENTREP2-like isoform X3, translating into MLLSAVCVMLTLAGSILSCQNAQLVNSLENCDSVHHISDSDGVCVCCQMHHQSLGCSSNLGETLKLNSLRDCNTIRLRLKELLFSVCALNVISTIVCALATAMCCMQMVSADVLQMFLPHRSRSVNPDCVSPHGTILHQTLDFDEFIPPIPPPPYYPPEYTCTPALEAQRGLHLDFPHSPFSAIYGVPINSPGAMYPSELPPPYEAVVGQAPASQVTTCLEQQATESSLCERNTTAGFSTQASVDSTSLMVSEMADIPDHSCSSEDLCSLEVQGSLRSVDLSPYSTIRTVATDGSCTSLEHSVRCSHHRSHSQSSPGEEDEEAAGLSESSLTQDRSPDWSSENNSALGRRESKALPGEAAAACSPPKQKLCFAVYSQSSSCSSSLPQSVASSAHSSASFSACVERARPQRHNRKYRLSKIIRSTSDPVSCTSISESDSCAAACNQVNEESPQTSPEPAACPELSVVVASCQGAVKHVPSSRRQRDGSKVDIRLKQRALQAISKERPRSLVDIKTYKDTKILVAKFLEHSSCNLPPEVQHVVNSIKCVIKTDERHMEEAIFSANVIDQVITNSQQNVKSPRKRLQQDLHLQSCGDLSSPSSSLRRSCVQRPVDTDRPHSLIGVCRETIL
- the LOC117428196 gene encoding protein ENTREP2-like isoform X1: MPLSAMPRGQSLSPASLSRSLSRLREFRTRTRIMLSLGVSQMVLGSLILAVSFAALALTTSPRVRHSCPFWAGFSVLLSGLIGVVSWKRPISLVITFFMLLSAVCVMLTLAGSILSCQNAQLVNSLENCDSVHHISDSDGVCVCCQMHHQSLGCSSNLGETLKLNSLRDCNTIRLRLKELLFSVCALNVISTIVCALATAMCCMQMVSADVLQMFLPHRSRSVNPDCVSPHGTILHQTLDFDEFIPPIPPPPYYPPEYTCTPALEAQRGLHLDFPHSPFSAIYGVPINSPGAMYPSELPPPYEAVVGQAPASQVTTCLEQQATESSLCERNTTAGFSTQASVDSTSLMVSEMADIPDHSCSSEDLCSLEVQGSLRSVDLSPYSTIRTVATDGSCTSLEHSVRCSHHRSHSQSSPGEEDEEAAGLSESSLTQDRSPDWSSENNSALGRRESKALPGEAAAACSPPKQKLCFAVYSQSSSCSSSLPQSVASSAHSSASFSACVERARPQRHNRKYRLSKIIRSTSDPVSCTSISESDSCAAACNQVNEESPQTSPEPAACPELSVVVASCQGAVKHVPSSRRQRDGSKVDIRLKQRALQAISKERPRSLVDIKTYKDTKILVAKFLEHSSCNLPPEVQHVVNSIKCVIKTDERHMEEAIFSANVIDQVITNSQQNVKSPRKRLQQDLHLQSCGDLSSPSSSLRRSCVQRPVDTDRPHSLIGVCRETIL